In the genome of Desulfuromonas sp. DDH964, one region contains:
- a CDS encoding thioesterase II family protein: protein MIDLICLPFAGGNQASFAFLKPYLPANVKLSCLEYPGHGRRLESAPLCDLDAIVRDARSQLEERLQGDYLLFGHSLGASVAFLLAEQVASSFFPPPRHLFLSGQGALTQRAPSRRHLLPRRDFFGLIADLAGTPPEVLDCPELLDLLEPVLRADFAALDDYPRTRFPTLPFPTTVLYGDADPCVSRPAIQAWQELCGGEFSRREFSGGHFFIHEHAAEIAALIGAAATADTHCHAC from the coding sequence GTGATCGACCTGATCTGCCTCCCGTTTGCCGGCGGGAACCAGGCTTCTTTCGCCTTTCTCAAGCCGTACCTCCCAGCCAACGTCAAGCTGTCGTGCCTGGAGTATCCCGGCCACGGCCGGCGCCTCGAAAGCGCACCCCTGTGCGATCTCGACGCCATTGTCCGCGACGCCCGGAGCCAGCTTGAGGAGCGCCTGCAAGGGGACTATCTGCTCTTCGGTCACAGCCTGGGGGCGAGCGTTGCCTTCCTCCTCGCCGAGCAGGTGGCCAGTTCCTTCTTCCCCCCGCCCCGGCATCTCTTTCTGAGCGGACAGGGCGCCCTCACCCAAAGAGCGCCCAGCCGCCGGCACCTGCTTCCGCGCCGGGACTTCTTCGGCCTGATCGCCGATCTTGCGGGGACCCCGCCGGAAGTGCTGGACTGCCCGGAATTGCTCGACCTGCTGGAGCCGGTGCTGCGGGCCGACTTTGCCGCCCTCGACGACTATCCCCGCACCCGGTTCCCGACCCTCCCCTTTCCGACCACGGTCCTGTACGGAGATGCTGACCCCTGCGTCTCCCGCCCCGCCATCCAGGCCTGGCAGGAACTCTGCGGCGGAGAATTTTCCCGGCGCGAATTCTCCGGCGGACACTTTTTCATTCATGAGCATGCCGCGGAGATTGCCGCCCTGATCGGGGCCGCCGCGACTGCGGACACTCATTGCCATGCCTGCTGA
- the ahr gene encoding NADPH-dependent aldehyde reductase Ahr: MIKAYAALAAGSQLQPFEYDPGPLAANDVEIAVEHCGICHSDLSMVDNEWGISRYPLVPGHEVVGTLAAVGASVNNLKVGQRVGLGWHAGYCMTCPSCMDGDHNLCSAAAGTIIGHHGGFAERVRAAAASVVPLPEALDSASAGPLFCGGITVFNPLLQFDVKATDRVAVIGIGGLGHIALQFLNAWGCQVTAFTSSAAKKDEALQLGAHQAINSRDPAEIKAAAGQFDLILSTVNVKLDWNAYVATLRPRGRLHFVGASLEPLDLAVFPLIGGQRSISGSPVGSPANIARMLAFAARHEIRPVIETFPFEQVNAALERLRSGQARYRIVLSR; the protein is encoded by the coding sequence ATGATCAAAGCCTATGCCGCGCTTGCCGCCGGTAGCCAATTGCAGCCCTTCGAATACGATCCCGGCCCCCTCGCTGCCAACGACGTTGAAATCGCCGTGGAACATTGCGGCATCTGTCACAGTGACCTGAGCATGGTGGACAACGAGTGGGGAATCTCCCGCTATCCACTGGTCCCGGGGCACGAGGTCGTCGGTACTCTCGCCGCAGTGGGGGCGTCGGTAAACAATCTGAAAGTCGGCCAGCGGGTCGGCCTTGGCTGGCACGCCGGCTACTGCATGACCTGCCCCAGCTGCATGGACGGCGACCACAACCTCTGCTCCGCTGCGGCCGGGACCATTATCGGTCACCACGGTGGTTTCGCCGAACGGGTGCGGGCGGCGGCCGCCAGTGTCGTCCCGCTGCCGGAAGCCCTCGATAGCGCCAGCGCCGGTCCCCTCTTCTGCGGCGGCATCACCGTCTTCAACCCGCTGCTGCAGTTCGACGTCAAGGCGACCGACCGGGTGGCGGTCATCGGTATCGGCGGGCTCGGCCATATCGCTTTGCAGTTCCTCAATGCCTGGGGCTGCCAGGTGACCGCCTTCACTTCAAGTGCGGCGAAGAAGGATGAAGCGCTGCAGCTCGGCGCCCACCAGGCGATCAACTCCCGTGATCCGGCAGAGATCAAGGCGGCGGCCGGCCAGTTCGACCTGATCCTCTCCACGGTCAACGTCAAGCTTGACTGGAACGCCTACGTCGCCACCCTCCGGCCCCGGGGGCGGCTCCACTTCGTCGGCGCCTCTCTCGAACCGCTCGACCTCGCCGTCTTCCCCCTGATCGGCGGTCAGCGTTCCATCTCCGGCTCCCCGGTCGGCAGCCCGGCCAACATCGCCCGCATGCTCGCGTTCGCCGCCCGCCACGAGATCCGTCCGGTGATCGAGACCTTCCCCTTCGAGCAGGTCAACGCGGCCTTGGAGAGGTTACGCAGCGGTCAGGCGCGCTACCGCATCGTGCTGAGTCGCTAA
- a CDS encoding DUF481 domain-containing protein, giving the protein MPAQTRLLLLIPILLLLFAVSSAAESGGPAAPPADWWKKSSLDPAARYPGLLKKFDFSFNYTNITGNTDGYALGVGTALTLRHGRWTGLASYDNAKKKYTQGTDHISNQNRTTKVEGQFDLCRYGYLAGAAIWEKDTNNDLDQRRLLIGGLGSYLVSSEALNLGAFLGGGQANEEYDAVVQRYTSLDHRTYNILYFYQTFDWQLSQWLQFSQGFRWIRSFSEMNEFGQDPDSAAVFVSGRKARSLIKGKAEIQVPIRKNFNLFVSYQVSYDSHPWPGNHSTDAMTTYGIRFSY; this is encoded by the coding sequence ATGCCAGCCCAGACGCGACTGCTCCTTCTGATTCCGATACTCCTGCTCCTCTTTGCCGTATCGTCGGCGGCGGAATCCGGGGGGCCAGCCGCGCCTCCGGCCGACTGGTGGAAAAAGAGTTCCCTCGATCCCGCCGCCCGCTATCCGGGGCTGCTGAAGAAGTTCGACTTCTCCTTCAATTACACCAACATCACTGGCAATACCGACGGCTACGCCTTGGGGGTGGGGACCGCCCTGACCCTCCGCCATGGGCGCTGGACCGGCCTGGCCTCCTACGACAACGCCAAGAAAAAATACACGCAAGGGACCGACCATATCAGCAACCAGAACCGCACCACCAAGGTCGAAGGGCAATTCGACCTCTGCCGCTACGGTTACCTCGCCGGGGCGGCGATCTGGGAGAAGGATACCAACAACGATCTCGACCAGCGCCGCTTGCTCATCGGCGGTCTCGGCAGCTATCTGGTCAGCAGCGAGGCCCTCAACCTCGGGGCCTTTCTCGGCGGCGGCCAGGCCAACGAGGAGTATGACGCGGTAGTGCAGCGCTATACCTCTCTGGATCATCGCACCTACAACATCCTCTACTTCTACCAGACCTTCGACTGGCAGCTGAGTCAATGGCTGCAGTTCAGCCAGGGCTTCCGCTGGATCCGCTCCTTCTCGGAGATGAACGAATTCGGCCAGGACCCCGACTCGGCCGCGGTCTTCGTCTCCGGTCGCAAGGCCCGCAGCCTGATCAAGGGGAAGGCCGAAATCCAGGTGCCGATCCGGAAGAATTTCAACCTTTTCGTCTCCTACCAGGTGAGCTACGACTCCCACCCCTGGCCCGGCAACCACTCGACCGATGCCATGACCACCTACGGCATCCGCTTCTCGTACTAG
- a CDS encoding pyridoxamine 5'-phosphate oxidase family protein: MDLEEYFTTRQGTGTLSTADRQGEVDAAIYARPHLQADGTLAMIMRDRLTHCNLQENPHAVYLSLDPYMRGRILCPTCRLRRGDGRQRRL, from the coding sequence ATGGACCTGGAAGAATATTTTACCACCCGGCAGGGTACCGGAACTCTTTCGACCGCGGATCGGCAGGGAGAGGTCGATGCGGCGATCTACGCCCGCCCCCACCTGCAGGCGGACGGCACCCTGGCGATGATCATGCGCGATCGCCTGACCCACTGCAACCTGCAGGAGAACCCCCATGCCGTCTACCTCTCCCTCGATCCTTACATGCGGGGCCGCATCCTATGCCCCACCTGTCGCCTTCGGCGCGGTGATGGTCGGCAGCGCCGTCTTTGA
- a CDS encoding 4'-phosphopantetheinyl transferase family protein, with translation MPAETTVVVAFARPALHAAAEDVLPEPLWAEVRRLQRPIDRQRSLTGKLLLREILIGAFGYPADILQLLHRTPEGRPTLGPAGPGLSISHAGELVACAVSRSAVGIDIEARPVADLESCLQVFAPPIAALIRRSPDPEQTFLRYWTRTESVLKALGTGLALAPDQLAFAAETVAVAGRTWHTRELDPGRPGHTCYLATPQPARVVEFPRPCPTAGATAPASGRPWGGRPEA, from the coding sequence ATGCCTGCTGAGACGACGGTCGTCGTCGCCTTTGCCAGGCCCGCACTCCACGCCGCAGCGGAGGACGTGTTGCCCGAACCGTTGTGGGCCGAGGTCCGGCGCCTGCAACGCCCCATCGACCGCCAGCGCTCGCTGACCGGCAAGCTGTTGTTGCGGGAAATCCTGATCGGAGCCTTCGGCTACCCGGCCGACATTCTCCAGCTGTTGCACAGAACGCCAGAGGGGCGCCCCACTCTCGGTCCGGCAGGTCCCGGACTGAGCATCAGCCACGCTGGCGAACTGGTCGCCTGCGCGGTGAGCCGGAGCGCCGTCGGCATCGATATCGAAGCCCGGCCCGTCGCCGACCTGGAGAGCTGCCTGCAGGTTTTCGCGCCGCCGATCGCTGCCCTCATCCGCCGTTCTCCCGATCCGGAACAGACTTTTCTACGCTACTGGACCCGCACCGAAAGCGTCCTGAAAGCCCTGGGGACCGGATTGGCCCTGGCTCCGGACCAGCTCGCTTTTGCCGCGGAGACCGTGGCGGTCGCCGGCCGAACCTGGCACACCCGGGAACTCGACCCGGGGCGGCCGGGGCATACCTGCTATCTCGCCACTCCCCAACCGGCCCGGGTAGTGGAATTTCCCCGGCCTTGCCCAACTGCAGGGGCCACCGCGCCAGCCTCCGGTCGCCCCTGGGGGGGTCGACCGGAGGCCTGA
- a CDS encoding VOC family protein gives MAKTRKRLGELVLRSADPQALVTFYRDIIGLEPFATVGSATFLKVADDFAGHPQLLAIFQMSHTFSGPKDLQPALADASAGSLHHFAFAMEKADFEAEQGRLMALGVPIQLADHPRFGWRSIYLFDPDGNSVELVCFDAGVLESSGD, from the coding sequence ATGGCAAAAACACGCAAACGTCTGGGAGAGCTGGTACTGCGCAGTGCGGATCCGCAGGCGCTGGTAACCTTCTATCGGGACATCATTGGCCTTGAACCCTTTGCCACCGTTGGTAGTGCAACCTTTCTCAAGGTCGCCGACGATTTTGCGGGGCACCCGCAATTGCTCGCCATTTTCCAGATGTCGCACACCTTCAGCGGCCCGAAGGACCTGCAGCCGGCACTGGCCGATGCCAGTGCCGGCAGTTTGCATCACTTCGCTTTTGCCATGGAAAAGGCGGACTTTGAAGCCGAGCAGGGGCGTCTGATGGCCCTTGGTGTCCCGATCCAGTTGGCCGACCACCCCCGCTTCGGCTGGCGCTCCATTTATCTGTTCGACCCCGACGGCAATTCGGTCGAGCTGGTTTGTTTCGATGCCGGGGTTCTGGAATCAAGTGGCGATTAA
- a CDS encoding mechanosensitive ion channel family protein, translating into MGNPLQDSGQYMDTLINLFVVWGPKLVGAILALIVGLYLATWVAGTVGKQMEKKKIDPSLQPFLKSLISTLLKVLVVVSVLGMVGVQMTSFIAILGAAGLAIGLALSGTLQNFAGGVVLLIFKPFKVGDYIEAQGFAGTVREIQIFNTILKTPDNKTIIIPNGGLSTSSMVNYSTEATRRVDWTFGIAYGDDIDKAKKVLTSLLEGNDKVLQDPAPFVELGELADSSVNFTVRAWVNTADYWAVYFFMLENVYRKFGEAGLNIPFPQMDVHLHK; encoded by the coding sequence ATGGGAAATCCATTGCAGGACAGCGGACAATATATGGACACATTGATCAATCTATTCGTGGTGTGGGGGCCCAAACTGGTCGGGGCAATACTGGCTCTGATTGTTGGCCTTTATCTGGCGACCTGGGTTGCCGGCACGGTTGGCAAACAGATGGAGAAAAAAAAGATCGATCCGTCGTTGCAACCCTTTTTGAAAAGTTTGATCAGTACCTTGCTCAAAGTTCTGGTCGTTGTCAGTGTTCTCGGCATGGTCGGCGTCCAGATGACCTCCTTCATTGCCATTCTGGGTGCGGCAGGATTGGCGATCGGGCTGGCTCTCTCCGGAACCCTTCAGAACTTTGCCGGCGGGGTCGTGCTCCTGATCTTCAAGCCCTTCAAAGTTGGTGACTACATCGAGGCCCAGGGTTTTGCCGGCACCGTTCGGGAGATCCAGATATTCAACACCATCCTTAAGACACCCGACAACAAGACCATTATTATTCCCAACGGCGGGCTTTCAACCTCGTCCATGGTCAACTATTCCACAGAAGCCACCCGCCGGGTTGACTGGACCTTCGGCATTGCCTACGGTGATGACATCGACAAAGCTAAGAAGGTTCTGACTTCTCTCCTTGAAGGCAATGACAAAGTTCTTCAGGATCCGGCCCCGTTCGTCGAATTGGGTGAACTGGCCGACAGTTCCGTGAACTTTACGGTCCGGGCCTGGGTCAATACGGCGGATTACTGGGCGGTATATTTCTTCATGCTGGAGAATGTCTACCGGAAGTTCGGCGAAGCGGGACTGAATATCCCCTTCCCGCAAATGGATGTGCATTTGCACAAATAG
- the ade gene encoding adenine deaminase, giving the protein MTTPCAHLIRVARGEAPADLLLRNARLVNVFTGRIESTDVALAGGRVAGFGDYRAERVLDLRGRYLAPGFIDAHVHLESAMVSPAQFARAVLPHGTTAVVADPHEIANVLGLSGLDYMFAASADQPFSFYFTLSSCVPATHMETSGARLSAADLAPLMKDPRVVGLAEVMNFPGVIAADPEVLAKIAGMRALGKAVDGHAPGLGGKALCAYLAAGIGSDHECSTLAEAREKLAAGMHIMVREGTAARNLDALLPLVDAQTAQRMMWCSDDRHPQDLLAEGHIDSILRRAVAQGLDPVTAIRMATLTPAEYFRLPGLGGVAPGRRADLVVLDDLARPTVRQVFVAGQLVAEEGELVAGLSFPATPKAPTSMRVPLDRLDFRLPAAGERLRVIEASPEQLTTGAGSATPCVRNGLAVADPARDLLKLVVVERHRGSGATGITFIRGFGLKRGALASTVAHDSHNIVAVGTSDAELLLAVKSLVAGGGGMVAVAAGEVLARVDLPIAGLMTDQPVEVVRDRFQALVAAARTLGATLPDPFMTLGFMALPVIPSLKLTDQGLVDVERFEIVSPFC; this is encoded by the coding sequence ATGACCACTCCGTGCGCACACCTGATTCGGGTGGCCCGGGGGGAGGCCCCGGCGGACCTGCTGCTGCGCAACGCCCGTCTGGTGAACGTCTTCACCGGCCGGATCGAAAGCACCGATGTCGCCCTGGCCGGGGGCCGGGTCGCGGGGTTTGGCGACTACCGTGCCGAACGCGTACTCGACCTGCGCGGCCGCTACCTCGCCCCGGGCTTCATCGACGCCCACGTCCATCTCGAGAGCGCCATGGTCAGCCCGGCCCAGTTTGCCCGGGCGGTATTGCCCCACGGCACCACCGCGGTGGTGGCGGACCCCCACGAGATCGCCAATGTGCTGGGACTTTCCGGCCTCGACTACATGTTCGCGGCCAGCGCCGACCAGCCTTTCTCCTTTTACTTCACCCTCTCCTCCTGCGTACCAGCCACCCATATGGAGACTTCCGGTGCCCGCCTCAGCGCCGCCGATCTCGCGCCGCTGATGAAGGACCCACGGGTGGTGGGCCTGGCGGAGGTGATGAATTTCCCCGGCGTGATCGCCGCCGACCCCGAGGTGCTGGCCAAGATTGCCGGGATGCGGGCTCTGGGCAAGGCAGTCGACGGCCACGCGCCGGGGCTGGGGGGGAAGGCACTCTGCGCCTACCTCGCTGCGGGTATCGGCAGCGACCACGAATGCTCCACCCTGGCCGAAGCCCGGGAGAAGCTCGCTGCCGGCATGCACATCATGGTGCGCGAGGGGACCGCGGCGCGCAACCTCGATGCCCTGCTGCCGCTGGTCGATGCCCAGACCGCCCAGCGCATGATGTGGTGCAGCGATGACCGCCATCCCCAGGATTTACTCGCCGAGGGGCACATTGACAGTATCCTGCGGCGGGCGGTGGCGCAGGGGCTCGACCCGGTGACGGCCATCCGCATGGCGACCCTGACCCCGGCCGAGTATTTCCGGTTGCCGGGGCTGGGGGGAGTGGCACCGGGACGGCGCGCCGACCTGGTGGTGCTGGACGATCTGGCGCGGCCGACGGTTCGCCAGGTCTTTGTCGCCGGCCAGCTGGTGGCAGAAGAGGGAGAACTGGTGGCGGGGCTCTCCTTCCCAGCCACTCCCAAGGCGCCGACCAGCATGCGCGTCCCCCTCGACCGTCTCGATTTCCGGTTGCCGGCCGCCGGCGAACGGCTGCGGGTCATCGAGGCGAGTCCCGAGCAGCTCACCACCGGAGCCGGATCGGCCACACCCTGCGTGCGAAACGGACTGGCGGTCGCCGACCCCGCGCGCGACCTGCTCAAGCTGGTGGTGGTAGAACGGCACCGTGGCAGCGGCGCCACCGGCATCACCTTCATCCGTGGCTTCGGCCTGAAACGGGGGGCGCTCGCCTCCACAGTCGCCCACGACTCCCACAACATCGTCGCCGTGGGGACCAGTGATGCCGAACTGCTGCTGGCGGTGAAGAGCCTGGTGGCCGGGGGTGGGGGGATGGTGGCGGTTGCCGCTGGTGAGGTGCTGGCCCGGGTTGATCTTCCCATCGCCGGGCTGATGACCGACCAGCCGGTGGAGGTGGTGCGCGACCGGTTCCAGGCCCTGGTCGCCGCCGCCCGCACCCTCGGCGCCACCCTGCCTGATCCCTTCATGACCTTGGGCTTCATGGCGCTGCCGGTGATCCCCTCCCTCAAACTCACCGACCAGGGACTAGTCGATGTGGAACGCTTCGAAATCGTCTCCCCTTTTTGTTAG
- a CDS encoding YcjF family protein → MSEAAAVIEETATSTTEGELTRAEQAGPIIKNHMYMAAGLGVVPVPLVDLVGFMAVQYDMTKKIAGIYQVEFSKERVRSIVLSLLGSVLPVALTHTTASLLKFVPVLGTFATALSVSTLGTASTYAIGKVLVQHFETGGTLLDFDAVKMRDYFKQQFEVGKKAAKTTK, encoded by the coding sequence ATGAGTGAGGCAGCCGCCGTTATCGAAGAGACCGCAACTTCGACGACCGAAGGGGAACTGACCCGCGCCGAGCAGGCCGGTCCCATCATCAAAAATCACATGTATATGGCCGCCGGACTGGGAGTGGTCCCGGTCCCCCTGGTCGATCTGGTGGGCTTTATGGCGGTGCAGTATGACATGACTAAAAAGATTGCCGGCATCTACCAGGTCGAATTTTCCAAGGAACGGGTCCGCAGCATTGTCCTTTCGCTCCTCGGCAGCGTCCTGCCGGTGGCCCTCACCCACACCACCGCCAGCCTCCTCAAATTCGTCCCGGTTCTGGGCACCTTTGCCACCGCCCTCTCCGTCAGCACCCTGGGAACCGCCAGCACTTACGCCATCGGCAAGGTCCTGGTGCAGCATTTCGAAACCGGTGGCACCCTCCTCGATTTCGACGCCGTAAAGATGCGCGACTATTTCAAGCAGCAGTTCGAAGTCGGAAAGAAAGCGGCCAAAACGACCAAGTAA